Proteins encoded together in one Phalacrocorax carbo chromosome 18, bPhaCar2.1, whole genome shotgun sequence window:
- the NRARP gene encoding notch-regulated ankyrin repeat-containing protein — protein MSQSEVSACAAPPPSQRVFQEAVRRGNTKELQSLLQNMTNCEFNVNSFGPEGQTALHQSVIDGNLELVKLLVKFGADIRLANRDGWSALHIAAFGGHQDIVLYLITKAKYSAGAR, from the coding sequence ATGAGCCAGAGCGAGGTGTCGGCGtgcgcggcgccgccgcccaGCCAGCGCGTCTTCCAGGAGGCGGTGCGGCGCGGCAACACcaaggagctgcagtccctgctGCAGAACATGACGAACTGCGAGTTCAACGTCAACTCCTTCGGGCCCGAGGGGCAGACGGCGCTGCACCAGTCCGTCATCGACGGCAACCTCGAGCTCGTCAAGCTCCTGGTCAAGTTCGGCGCCGACATCCGCCTGGCCAACCGGGATGGCTGGAGCGCCCTGCACATCGCCGCCTTCGGGGGCCACCAGGACATCGTCCTCTACCTGATCACCAAGGCCAAATAC